From the genome of Roseofilum reptotaenium CS-1145, one region includes:
- a CDS encoding trifunctional serine/threonine-protein kinase/ATP-binding protein/sensor histidine kinase, producing the protein MISYHTNAVATLSGYQLGQHLYEGPRTLVYQGTRLCDGASVIVKILRTPHPSFSQLVQFRNQYAIARHLQHANIVTPLALESYGNGYALIMPDSKAMALHDYWHQFNPNLEEFFAISLQLADALHYLSQEQIIHKDIKPANILICPHSKQIKLIDFSISSLLPKETQTIQTPNSLEGTLAYLSPEQTGRMNRGIDYRSDFYSLGVTLYEFLIGNLPFNSNDPLELIHAHIAQNPEPISTWVCLGGQLCPEPLSDIILKLMAKNAEDRYQSALGLKYDLKKCLKEYKKTGKIASFTLGERDLCDRFLIPEKLYGREREVETLLESFHRVATGESEMMLVAGFSGIGKTAVINEVHKPIVKQRGYFIKGKFDQFNRNIPFSAFVHAFRDFMGRLLRKSDSALAHWKQKILEMIGENGRVLIDVIPELERIIGAQPPVPELSGSAAQNRFNLLLEKFIAVFTTKEHPLTLFLDDLQWADSASLNLLKVLMGDRQTGYLLLLGAYRDNEVFPAHPLMLTLAELQKQQTKISTLTLTSLSVSHINQLVAETLSCSIDIAAPLTHLVYQNTKGNPFFTTQFLKGLYEDKLIEFDRNIGFWQCDLVKVQDSALTDDVVEFMARRLHKLPEETQNVLKLAACIGNRFDLETLSIICKTAFEEVAAALWGALREGLILPQSDAYKFFQDWKNGTEKADAVTVNYRFLHDRVQQAAYSLIPPERKSLTHYDIGYILLDKLSGSEREESIFDIVGHLNLGIELITQESQKKELAHLNLIAGQKAKHATAYGSAFKYLKQGIDLLPDHPWDSLHQLTLNLYCEAMQSGYLSGNISESETLGEIVLQQVQDQLDAIEVYETKIQIYITSRQTARAIDIGLDALAMMGMSLEDITHSDKNAIVLPDIDTVADLLEATNPYYLAKMRILTAITSAALISRPDLLFDIVSIQVLLCQDNGYSALAAFTYSWYGALLCTNSSVIDLGYQSGQLAIALLERFQEQARVEKCSIYNMVYTFIIPWKQHVRDSLSYLLEGSQNGLDVGDFVYAGYCIENYCAYLFLTGGELPAVSQQQSIYIELMQKIKNDYAANNISVWRQLSANLLGQSTQITRLDGKYLDEDTVEQNWQESQLGWSLFNLYLAQTMLLSYFGNWTEAIAKAELAQKYAISVGAWMPIAIHNFYYSLALLASCQDASSQYPDILLLVETQQNTLREWAQYAPMNYQHKWDLVEAERQRVLGNKAEAMEFYDRAIAGAKENQYLPEEAIANERAALFYLDWNKEKVSASYMQEAYYCYSRWGSKAKIEALEQDYPHLLIPILNQPKFNLNTNGTISTVNELTISENTTETGNLLDLATLMKASRTLSQEIELDDLLSTLMKIVIENAGATKGALLLTNETDLIIEAIAIRSNASNPLQLDSLHQSIPLENYPDLPKGLINYVRRTAKTILLDAKTAQTQFATDRYFLNSPPQSVLCFPLLERGKFIGVLYLENQCTTDAFNRNRIEVLDMLCAQAAISLENARLYQRSQQAFQDLKNAQLQLVQNEKMVTLGNLVAGVAHEINNPVSFISGNISAAREYLQDLLDGLSLYQNNADITGDIATKIKDLDLEFVVEDFPKLMTSMETGCDRIHNISTSLRTFSRTDTASKTEFDLHDGIDSTLLILKYRLKANDERPAIEIIKKYGTIVPIQCYPGQLNQVFMNLLANAIDALEESNEGRTLTEIEKKTNQITIETELADDKSHVIVKVIDNGMGMPESVQSQIFEQGFTTKAVGKGTGLGMAIAHQIIVEKHGGAIACQSEISNGTEFKIILPVT; encoded by the coding sequence ATATCAAACCCGCCAACATCCTGATTTGCCCGCACAGCAAACAGATTAAATTAATCGATTTCAGTATTTCCAGCTTATTACCAAAAGAAACCCAAACCATTCAAACGCCTAACAGTTTAGAAGGAACCTTAGCCTATTTATCTCCCGAGCAAACTGGACGCATGAATCGAGGCATTGATTATCGCAGTGACTTCTATTCTCTGGGCGTAACTTTATACGAATTTCTGATCGGGAATCTACCCTTTAATAGTAACGATCCTTTAGAATTAATTCACGCTCATATCGCCCAAAATCCGGAACCGATTAGCACGTGGGTCTGTTTGGGAGGACAATTGTGTCCCGAACCCCTTTCAGACATCATCTTAAAATTAATGGCGAAAAATGCCGAAGATCGCTATCAGAGTGCCTTGGGACTCAAATACGACCTGAAAAAATGTCTAAAAGAATATAAAAAAACAGGAAAGATTGCGTCATTTACGTTGGGAGAACGGGATTTGTGCGATCGATTCCTGATCCCCGAAAAACTTTACGGACGAGAACGCGAAGTTGAAACCCTACTCGAATCTTTCCATCGCGTCGCTACCGGCGAAAGCGAAATGATGCTAGTCGCCGGATTTTCTGGGATTGGTAAAACCGCCGTTATTAACGAAGTTCATAAACCTATTGTTAAACAGCGTGGCTATTTTATCAAAGGCAAATTTGACCAATTCAATCGCAACATTCCCTTCTCTGCCTTTGTCCACGCCTTCCGAGATTTTATGGGGCGATTGCTAAGAAAATCCGATTCTGCATTAGCTCACTGGAAACAGAAAATCCTGGAAATGATCGGCGAAAATGGCCGAGTTCTGATTGATGTCATTCCCGAACTCGAGCGCATTATTGGAGCCCAGCCTCCTGTTCCCGAACTCTCCGGTAGTGCTGCCCAAAATCGCTTTAACCTCCTCTTAGAAAAATTTATCGCCGTCTTCACCACCAAAGAGCATCCTTTAACCCTATTTCTCGATGACTTACAATGGGCAGACTCCGCCTCATTAAATTTGCTTAAAGTGTTAATGGGAGACCGCCAAACGGGATATTTACTCCTGTTGGGAGCCTATCGAGATAATGAAGTCTTCCCTGCTCATCCCTTGATGTTAACTTTGGCTGAATTACAGAAGCAACAGACCAAAATTTCGACCCTTACCCTAACTTCTTTGTCAGTTTCTCACATTAACCAGTTGGTTGCAGAAACGCTCAGTTGCTCCATAGATATAGCAGCTCCTCTAACCCATTTAGTCTATCAAAATACAAAAGGAAATCCTTTTTTTACTACTCAATTTTTAAAAGGACTATATGAGGATAAATTAATTGAATTCGATCGCAATATCGGGTTTTGGCAATGCGATCTAGTGAAGGTGCAAGATTCGGCTCTGACTGACGATGTGGTGGAATTTATGGCTCGGCGATTGCATAAGTTGCCAGAAGAAACTCAAAATGTTTTAAAATTAGCGGCTTGTATTGGCAATCGCTTCGATTTAGAGACCTTAAGTATCATTTGCAAAACAGCTTTTGAAGAAGTGGCAGCGGCCTTGTGGGGCGCTTTACGAGAAGGATTAATTTTACCGCAGAGCGACGCTTACAAGTTCTTCCAAGACTGGAAAAATGGGACAGAAAAAGCCGATGCAGTTACCGTCAATTATCGCTTTTTACACGATCGCGTTCAACAAGCAGCTTATTCTCTGATTCCTCCCGAACGCAAATCATTGACTCATTATGATATTGGATATATTTTACTCGACAAACTGTCAGGTTCCGAGAGAGAAGAATCGATCTTTGACATCGTCGGTCATCTCAATTTAGGGATCGAGTTAATTACCCAAGAATCGCAAAAAAAGGAACTAGCCCACTTAAACTTAATCGCCGGACAGAAAGCAAAACATGCTACAGCTTATGGCTCGGCATTTAAGTACTTAAAACAAGGAATTGACTTACTCCCCGACCATCCTTGGGACAGTCTCCATCAATTAACCCTAAATTTGTACTGCGAAGCGATGCAGAGTGGATACTTAAGTGGCAATATTAGCGAATCTGAAACGTTAGGCGAGATCGTTCTGCAACAAGTCCAGGATCAACTCGATGCGATCGAAGTTTACGAGACTAAAATTCAAATTTATATTACCAGTCGGCAGACAGCACGAGCCATTGATATAGGCTTAGATGCTTTGGCGATGATGGGGATGTCTTTGGAGGATATTACCCATAGCGACAAGAATGCAATCGTCTTACCTGACATTGATACAGTTGCTGACTTATTAGAAGCAACAAATCCGTATTATTTAGCAAAAATGCGGATTTTGACTGCCATTACTTCAGCCGCTTTAATTTCCCGCCCCGATCTCTTATTTGACATTGTCAGCATCCAAGTTCTGCTTTGTCAGGATAATGGTTATTCTGCCTTAGCTGCCTTTACCTATAGTTGGTATGGCGCTCTTCTATGCACCAATTCTAGCGTGATCGATCTCGGATATCAATCGGGTCAATTAGCGATCGCCTTATTAGAACGCTTTCAAGAACAAGCTCGCGTCGAGAAATGCAGTATTTATAATATGGTTTATACCTTTATCATCCCTTGGAAGCAACACGTCAGAGACAGTTTATCGTATTTATTAGAAGGCAGTCAAAATGGATTAGATGTTGGCGATTTTGTCTATGCCGGTTATTGCATCGAAAATTATTGCGCTTATCTCTTTTTAACTGGGGGAGAACTTCCAGCAGTCAGTCAACAACAATCCATCTATATTGAATTGATGCAGAAAATCAAAAATGACTATGCTGCCAATAATATCAGCGTTTGGCGGCAACTGAGCGCTAATTTACTGGGACAATCAACACAGATTACACGTCTCGATGGAAAGTATTTAGATGAGGACACTGTAGAGCAAAATTGGCAAGAATCCCAGTTGGGTTGGTCTCTCTTTAATCTATATTTAGCCCAGACCATGTTATTGTCCTACTTTGGCAACTGGACTGAAGCTATTGCTAAGGCAGAACTCGCCCAAAAATATGCCATCTCTGTCGGCGCTTGGATGCCGATCGCCATTCATAATTTTTATTATTCTTTAGCTTTATTAGCAAGCTGTCAGGATGCGTCATCGCAATACCCAGACATTCTGCTTTTAGTCGAAACTCAGCAAAATACCTTACGTGAATGGGCGCAATATGCGCCAATGAATTACCAACATAAATGGGATTTAGTCGAAGCTGAACGGCAGCGCGTTTTAGGGAATAAAGCAGAGGCTATGGAGTTCTACGATCGAGCCATTGCTGGAGCAAAAGAAAACCAATACTTGCCAGAAGAAGCGATTGCTAATGAACGAGCAGCTCTTTTTTATCTCGACTGGAATAAAGAAAAAGTGTCTGCCAGCTATATGCAAGAAGCTTATTATTGCTATTCTCGTTGGGGGAGTAAAGCCAAAATCGAGGCTCTCGAACAAGACTATCCGCACCTACTCATTCCCATTCTCAACCAACCTAAATTCAATTTAAACACGAATGGAACCATTAGTACAGTTAATGAACTAACAATTTCTGAAAATACCACAGAAACGGGAAATTTATTGGATTTAGCCACTCTGATGAAAGCTTCGCGCACACTCTCGCAGGAGATTGAGTTAGATGACTTGCTCTCGACTCTAATGAAGATTGTCATTGAGAATGCAGGGGCGACTAAAGGTGCATTGTTATTAACCAATGAAACTGACTTGATAATAGAAGCTATTGCCATTCGTTCTAATGCAAGTAATCCCCTACAACTGGATTCCTTACATCAATCAATTCCCCTAGAAAACTATCCCGATTTACCCAAAGGATTGATTAATTACGTTCGGCGGACTGCAAAAACTATTCTTTTAGACGCAAAAACTGCACAAACTCAATTTGCAACCGATCGCTATTTCCTGAATTCTCCCCCTCAAAGTGTACTCTGTTTTCCGCTCTTGGAACGAGGGAAATTCATTGGCGTACTTTACTTGGAAAATCAATGTACTACCGATGCTTTTAATCGCAATCGTATCGAAGTTTTAGATATGCTTTGCGCTCAAGCGGCAATTTCTCTAGAAAATGCCAGACTTTATCAGCGATCGCAGCAAGCCTTCCAAGATTTGAAAAATGCTCAATTACAATTAGTTCAAAATGAAAAAATGGTAACTTTGGGAAATTTAGTTGCTGGGGTCGCTCACGAAATCAATAATCCAGTGAGTTTTATCAGTGGAAATATTAGTGCAGCTCGGGAATATTTGCAGGATTTGCTGGATGGACTTTCTTTATATCAAAATAATGCCGATATCACTGGGGATATTGCCACAAAAATCAAAGATCTAGATTTGGAGTTTGTGGTAGAAGATTTTCCTAAACTCATGACATCCATGGAAACGGGATGCGATCGTATTCATAATATCAGCACTTCCTTGCGCACCTTTTCTCGCACAGACACTGCCAGCAAAACAGAATTCGATCTTCATGATGGTATAGATAGTACCCTATTAATTTTAAAATATCGCCTCAAAGCCAACGACGAGCGTCCTGCTATTGAAATCATTAAAAAATATGGCACGATCGTACCCATTCAGTGCTACCCTGGACAACTGAATCAAGTCTTCATGAATCTGCTTGCTAATGCTATCGATGCTTTAGAAGAAAGCAATGAAGGTCGAACCTTGACAGAGATCGAAAAAAAAACGAATCAGATTACCATTGAAACCGAATTAGCTGACGATAAGAGTCATGTTATCGTCAAAGTTATTGATAATGGTATGGGGATGCCAGAATCTGTACAATCTCAGATATTTGAGCAAGGATTTACGACGAAAGCAGTTGGTAAAGGCACGGGGTTAGGAATGGCGATCGCTCATCAGATTATTGTCGAAAAACATGGTGGAGCGATCGCTTGTCAATCAGAAATCAGTAATGGTACGGAATTTAAGATCATTCTTCCGGTAACTTAG
- a CDS encoding trifunctional serine/threonine-protein kinase/ATP-binding protein/sensor histidine kinase, whose amino-acid sequence MMSVRFPKIADYQAIELIHQSDRIFVYRAHRENDGRLVIIKLMGNEHPSFNELVQFRNQYVISKNLGLEGIVKPYALERYENRYALIMEDVQGISLAEYRGRNPLPLSQFFSIAIQLAEILHQLHQNQIIHKDIKPTNILIQPQTQQIKLIDFSISTLLPKETQTVKTLNVLEGTLAYISPEQTGRMNRGIDYRSDFYALGITLYELLAGRLPFNSDDPMELVHAHIAQQPISPCDWLNGNGENHPQSLSDIILKLMAKNAEARYQSALGLKYDLEKCRQQWHEKGIIAPFVLGERDLCDRFIVPEKLYGRVKEVQALLDTFERVAKGSSEMMLVAGFSGIGKTAVINEVHKPITRQKGYFIKGKFDQFNRNIPFSAFLQAFRDLMGQLLGESDRELVEWKAQILEAVGENGQVLIDVIPELQYIIGQQPPVPQLEGSAAQNRFNLLFEKFIAVFTTKKHPLTLFLDDLQWADSASLNLLKVLMGVTQMGYLLLLGAYRDNEVFPAHPLMLCLGVLEKKQTRISTITLAPLSVNHINQLVAETLICSADLATPLTNLVYQKTKGNPFFTTQFLKGLREDGLITFNQNLGYWECDLVKVRDAALTDDVVEFMARRLHKLPSETQKVLKLAACIGNQFDLETLAIICETPSEEVAANLWSALREGLILPQSEAYKFFQEWEKGEEKAEGIAVGYRFLHDRVQQAAYSLIPENKKVQTHFNIGQLLLKTIAPSQREDYIFDIVSHLNLSIELIGEQTKRNELAKLNLVAAKKAKSCTANAAAFDYLNIGLNLLADDTWQAEYELTLNLHLEATEVSYLKSDFDSMERLGKIVIDRARTVVDRIKVYETQLQAYAVQSRFGDGIDVGLQCLRLLGIDLSDNPDMTEIESWLARTQAALDPFTLEELLNRPEMKEPKILSATRLLSRLVPISYFGRQSLFPLLACQGILLSLDYGDAIDTPVSYINYAFFLCNPGFDRFGQAYEYGKMAKQIIEKQNNTLRYTFVWNNFYAYVSPWRSHLRDGITPLNEASQKAIEVGDLEFAAYALTNGLLLAYCSGIELDMLKLDLERGVDFCHSIRFEGLAIYTACILQVAFNLVDNVEDPCCLQGNFYDAQGAIDSFQKSKHLLGLSIHYFSQLQLNYLFGNMAEAKYLLAEVETYLPGIGGFLLLPHFAFLAGLNYLKLVELEKDNEEKWWKSSEHWISRLKFWAENAPMNCQHKSDLLEAERCRILGEKLRAIELYDRAIAGAKENGFIHEESLANELFAKFYLDWGRVKEAAVYMQEAYYGYARWGAKAKTNHLEQHYPQLLKPILQRDRPSSGSGKSISHSTSHSQTVADIASILDFSSLLKASQILSGEIELEKLLSTLMKIILENAGATKGALLLTGEKGLSVEAIATHTDAEKELEFASLHQSLLLNDYPDLPAGLINTVRRTAETTLLDGKTAQTQLPGDRYLLRFSPQSLLCFPLLERGNLIGILYLENCLTADAFTYERVDILEALCAQAAISLTNARLYQQARQALTNLQQTQLQLVQNEKMATLGNLVAGVAHEINNPVGFIGGNVGMAQEYLHDLLEVLSLYQENASLPEPIMEEIEDLDPEFIAEDFPKLIASMHSGCDRIRNISTSLRTFSRTDTDKKTEFNLHEGLDSTLLILKYRLKANEERPSIKIVKNYGEIPAVKCCPGPINQVFMNILANAIDALNESNEGKTFQEIDTAPNCITIATEWHEQSERVIVRIADNGTGMPEAVKVKLFEQGFTTKEVGKGTGLGMAIAKSIIVETHGGQIACQSELGKGTEFIISVPVN is encoded by the coding sequence ATGATGTCAGTTCGTTTTCCAAAAATTGCCGACTATCAAGCGATCGAACTCATCCACCAAAGCGATCGTATCTTCGTCTATCGCGCTCACCGAGAGAATGATGGGCGATTGGTCATTATCAAATTAATGGGTAATGAACATCCTTCCTTTAACGAATTAGTTCAATTTCGCAATCAATACGTCATCAGCAAAAATCTAGGTCTAGAAGGCATCGTCAAACCCTACGCCTTAGAGCGCTACGAGAATCGCTATGCTCTGATTATGGAAGATGTGCAGGGGATCTCTTTAGCCGAATACCGAGGCAGAAACCCCCTCCCCCTGTCCCAATTTTTCAGCATTGCCATCCAACTTGCAGAAATTTTGCACCAACTCCATCAAAATCAAATTATTCATAAAGATATTAAACCCACAAATATATTGATTCAGCCCCAAACCCAACAGATTAAACTCATCGATTTCAGTATTTCTACCTTATTGCCCAAAGAAACCCAAACTGTAAAAACACTGAATGTACTAGAAGGCACTCTTGCCTATATTTCCCCCGAACAAACCGGACGCATGAATCGAGGTATTGACTATCGCAGCGATTTCTATGCCCTTGGCATAACCTTGTACGAACTCCTTGCAGGACGCTTGCCCTTCAATAGCGACGATCCAATGGAATTGGTTCACGCCCATATCGCCCAGCAGCCGATCTCTCCTTGCGATTGGTTGAATGGCAACGGAGAAAACCATCCCCAGAGCCTTTCAGATATTATCTTGAAATTGATGGCGAAGAATGCCGAAGCGCGCTATCAGAGCGCCCTCGGACTCAAATACGACCTCGAAAAATGTCGGCAACAATGGCATGAAAAAGGCATCATCGCGCCGTTTGTTCTGGGAGAGCGCGATCTGTGCGATCGCTTCATCGTCCCCGAAAAACTTTACGGACGAGTCAAAGAAGTTCAAGCTCTACTCGATACCTTTGAAAGGGTCGCCAAGGGCAGCAGCGAAATGATGCTCGTTGCTGGATTTTCCGGCATTGGTAAAACCGCAGTTATTAACGAAGTTCACAAACCAATCACCAGGCAGAAAGGATATTTCATCAAAGGCAAATTCGACCAATTCAATCGCAACATTCCTTTCAGCGCCTTCCTACAAGCCTTCCGAGATTTAATGGGGCAATTACTGGGAGAATCCGATCGTGAATTGGTTGAGTGGAAAGCCCAAATACTAGAAGCAGTGGGAGAAAACGGTCAAGTTCTCATTGATGTCATTCCCGAACTACAATACATTATCGGACAGCAACCCCCTGTTCCCCAACTAGAAGGCAGTGCTGCTCAGAACCGCTTTAATCTGCTTTTTGAAAAATTTATCGCTGTCTTCACCACAAAAAAACATCCCCTAACTCTGTTTCTTGATGACTTGCAATGGGCGGACTCGGCATCATTAAATTTGCTGAAAGTGTTGATGGGAGTAACTCAGATGGGCTATTTGTTGCTGTTGGGAGCATATCGGGATAACGAAGTCTTTCCTGCTCATCCGTTGATGTTATGTTTAGGGGTGTTAGAAAAAAAACAGACGAGAATTTCGACAATTACTTTAGCACCTTTGTCTGTTAATCACATCAATCAATTGGTTGCTGAAACTCTCATTTGTTCGGCAGACTTAGCCACTCCCTTAACTAATTTAGTCTATCAAAAGACAAAGGGAAATCCATTTTTTACGACCCAATTCTTAAAAGGATTGCGTGAGGATGGGTTGATTACCTTTAATCAAAATTTGGGATATTGGGAATGCGATTTAGTCAAGGTAAGAGATGCAGCTCTCACAGATGATGTGGTAGAATTTATGGCCCGAAGGTTGCACAAGTTGCCATCAGAAACGCAAAAAGTATTGAAATTAGCAGCTTGTATTGGGAATCAATTTGACTTAGAGACTTTAGCCATTATCTGCGAAACGCCTTCTGAAGAAGTAGCAGCCAATCTGTGGAGCGCCCTGCGAGAAGGGTTAATTTTACCTCAGAGCGAAGCCTATAAGTTTTTCCAAGAATGGGAAAAAGGTGAAGAGAAAGCGGAGGGGATCGCAGTAGGTTATCGGTTTCTACACGATCGTGTACAACAAGCAGCTTATTCCTTGATTCCCGAAAATAAAAAAGTACAGACTCATTTCAATATTGGTCAGCTTTTACTCAAGACAATTGCCCCCTCTCAGCGGGAAGACTATATCTTTGATATCGTCAGCCATCTCAATTTGAGTATCGAGTTAATTGGCGAACAGACTAAACGAAATGAGTTGGCTAAATTAAATTTAGTTGCAGCGAAAAAAGCGAAGTCTTGTACTGCCAATGCAGCAGCATTTGATTACCTCAATATCGGACTGAATTTATTGGCAGACGATACTTGGCAAGCTGAGTACGAACTGACTCTCAATTTGCACTTAGAAGCCACAGAAGTCAGCTATCTGAAAAGTGATTTTGACAGTATGGAGCGGTTAGGGAAAATTGTTATCGATCGCGCTCGTACTGTTGTCGATCGGATTAAGGTGTACGAAACCCAACTTCAGGCTTATGCCGTTCAAAGCCGATTTGGTGATGGTATTGATGTCGGGTTACAATGCTTGCGGCTTCTCGGCATAGATTTATCTGATAATCCCGATATGACAGAAATTGAGTCTTGGTTGGCACGAACTCAAGCAGCTCTAGATCCATTTACCTTAGAAGAATTACTCAATCGTCCCGAGATGAAAGAACCCAAAATCCTATCGGCAACGCGACTTTTATCGCGGTTGGTTCCGATCAGTTATTTTGGTCGTCAGAGTTTATTTCCCTTGCTTGCTTGTCAAGGAATTTTGCTCTCATTAGACTATGGAGACGCTATCGATACCCCAGTATCTTACATCAACTATGCTTTCTTTTTATGCAATCCCGGTTTCGATCGTTTTGGTCAAGCTTATGAATATGGGAAGATGGCCAAGCAAATTATTGAGAAGCAAAATAATACTCTCCGCTATACTTTCGTCTGGAATAATTTTTATGCCTATGTCTCGCCGTGGCGATCGCATTTGCGCGATGGCATTACGCCTCTGAATGAAGCATCTCAAAAAGCCATAGAAGTCGGAGATTTGGAATTTGCTGCGTATGCACTGACAAACGGATTGCTCTTGGCTTATTGTTCTGGAATAGAACTCGATATGCTGAAGCTAGACTTAGAGAGAGGAGTTGACTTTTGTCACTCGATCCGATTTGAAGGATTGGCTATCTATACGGCTTGCATTTTACAAGTTGCGTTTAACTTAGTTGATAATGTAGAAGATCCTTGCTGTTTGCAAGGAAATTTTTATGATGCCCAAGGAGCAATTGATAGCTTTCAGAAGAGCAAGCACTTACTGGGTCTGTCTATTCATTACTTTAGTCAATTACAACTTAATTATCTCTTTGGAAATATGGCGGAAGCGAAATATTTGCTTGCTGAAGTAGAGACGTATTTACCTGGTATTGGTGGCTTTTTGTTGTTGCCTCATTTTGCATTTTTAGCAGGATTAAATTATCTCAAATTAGTAGAATTAGAAAAAGATAATGAAGAAAAATGGTGGAAAAGTAGCGAACATTGGATCTCGCGTCTCAAATTTTGGGCGGAAAATGCCCCGATGAACTGCCAGCATAAATCCGATCTACTGGAGGCGGAACGGTGTCGAATTTTAGGAGAAAAGTTGAGAGCAATAGAACTCTACGATCGCGCGATCGCTGGAGCTAAAGAAAATGGCTTTATCCACGAAGAGAGCCTGGCTAACGAACTCTTCGCCAAATTTTACCTCGACTGGGGACGAGTCAAAGAAGCCGCCGTCTATATGCAAGAAGCCTATTACGGCTATGCTCGTTGGGGAGCCAAAGCCAAGACCAACCACCTCGAACAACACTATCCTCAGTTATTAAAGCCCATTCTGCAACGCGATCGCCCTTCTTCTGGCTCGGGTAAGAGCATTTCTCACAGTACCAGCCATTCTCAAACCGTGGCCGATATTGCCTCGATTCTGGACTTCTCTTCTTTACTCAAAGCCTCTCAAATCCTCTCGGGAGAAATCGAACTCGAAAAGCTGCTCTCCACCCTCATGAAGATTATTCTTGAAAATGCTGGAGCGACAAAAGGGGCATTATTATTAACCGGCGAAAAAGGGTTGAGCGTAGAAGCGATCGCCACTCACACCGATGCAGAAAAAGAGTTAGAATTCGCTTCTCTACATCAATCCCTTCTCCTCAATGATTATCCCGATTTACCCGCTGGATTGATTAACACTGTGCGACGTACCGCAGAAACCACCCTCTTAGATGGGAAAACTGCCCAAACACAATTGCCGGGCGATCGCTATTTATTACGGTTCTCTCCTCAAAGTTTACTCTGTTTTCCCCTCCTGGAACGAGGCAATTTAATCGGGATTCTTTACTTAGAAAATTGTCTGACTGCCGATGCGTTTACCTACGAGCGCGTAGACATATTAGAGGCCCTCTGCGCCCAAGCGGCTATCTCCTTAACCAATGCCCGGCTGTACCAACAGGCACGGCAAGCCTTAACCAATCTGCAACAGACCCAATTGCAACTGGTGCAGAATGAAAAGATGGCGACATTAGGCAATTTAGTCGCCGGAGTGGCTCACGAAATCAATAATCCGGTTGGGTTTATTGGCGGGAATGTGGGGATGGCGCAAGAATATTTGCACGATTTACTGGAAGTCCTTTCGCTCTATCAAGAAAATGCCTCCCTACCCGAGCCAATTATGGAAGAAATCGAAGACCTCGATCCCGAGTTTATCGCCGAAGACTTCCCCAAACTAATTGCATCCATGCACTCCGGTTGCGATCGCATTCGCAACATCAGCACATCTTTGCGAACATTTTCCCGAACCGATACCGACAAGAAAACCGAATTTAATCTGCATGAAGGTCTTGATAGTACCCTATTAATCCTCAAATATCGCCTCAAAGCCAACGAGGAAAGACCGAGCATTAAAATTGTCAAAAATTATGGGGAGATTCCCGCCGTCAAATGCTGCCCCGGACCAATCAATCAAGTGTTCATGAATATCTTGGCCAATGCGATCGATGCTTTGAATGAAAGTAATGAAGGAAAAACTTTTCAAGAAATCGACACAGCCCCCAATTGCATTACAATCGCGACGGAATGGCACGAGCAGAGCGAGCGAGTAATCGTCAGAATCGCCGATAATGGAACGGGAATGCCAGAAGCCGTGAAAGTGAAACTATTTGAGCAAGGATTTACGACGAAAGAAGTCGGAAAAGGTACGGGGTTGGGAATGGCGATCGCTAAATCCATTATTGTAGAAACACATGGCGGACAGATCGCCTGTCAATCGGAACTCGGAAAGGGTACAGAATTTATCATTTCTGTACCAGTGAATTAA